One Thiobacillus sp. genomic region harbors:
- a CDS encoding form I ribulose bisphosphate carboxylase large subunit, with protein MAVKTYNAGVKEYRQTYWMPEYTPLDTDILACFKITPQPGVDREEVAAAVAAESSTGTWTTVWTDLLTDLDYYKGRAYHIEDVPGDDTCFYAFVAYPIDLFEEGSMVNVLTSLVGNVFGFKALRALRLEDVRFPIAYVKTCGGPPQGIQVERDKMNKYGRPLLGCTIKPKLGLSAKNYGRAVYECLRGGLDFTKDDENVNSQPFMRWRDRFAFVQEATEKAVRETGERKGHYLNVTAPTPEEMYKRAEFAKEIGAPIIMHDYLTGGLTANTGLANWCRDNGMLLHIHRAMHAVLDRNPHHGIHFRVLTKVLRLSGGDHLHSGTVVGKLEGDRDATLGWIDIMRDSFIKEDRTRGIFFDQDFGSMPGVMPVASGGIHVWHMPALVTIFGDDSVLQFGGGTLGHPWGNAAGAAANRVALEACVEARNKGVQVEKEGKAILTDAAKSSPELKIAMETWKEIKFEFDTVDKLDVAHK; from the coding sequence ATGGCTGTGAAGACCTACAACGCTGGTGTGAAAGAGTACCGCCAGACCTACTGGATGCCCGAGTACACCCCTCTGGATACCGACATCCTGGCCTGTTTCAAGATTACCCCCCAGCCTGGCGTGGACCGCGAGGAAGTTGCCGCTGCCGTGGCCGCTGAATCCTCCACCGGCACCTGGACCACCGTCTGGACCGACCTGTTGACCGACCTGGACTATTACAAGGGCCGCGCCTATCACATCGAAGACGTGCCCGGTGACGACACCTGCTTCTACGCCTTCGTGGCCTACCCCATCGACCTGTTCGAAGAAGGCTCCATGGTCAACGTGCTGACCTCCCTGGTGGGCAACGTGTTCGGCTTCAAGGCCCTGCGCGCCCTGCGTCTGGAAGACGTGCGCTTCCCCATCGCCTACGTGAAGACCTGCGGCGGCCCGCCCCAGGGCATCCAGGTCGAGCGCGACAAGATGAACAAGTATGGTCGTCCCCTGCTGGGCTGCACCATCAAGCCCAAGCTGGGCCTGTCCGCCAAGAACTACGGCCGTGCCGTGTACGAATGCCTGCGCGGTGGTCTGGACTTCACCAAGGACGACGAGAACGTCAACAGCCAGCCCTTCATGCGTTGGCGCGATCGTTTCGCCTTCGTGCAGGAAGCCACCGAAAAGGCCGTGCGCGAGACCGGCGAGCGCAAGGGCCACTACCTGAACGTGACCGCCCCCACGCCTGAAGAGATGTACAAGCGTGCCGAGTTCGCCAAGGAAATCGGCGCCCCCATCATCATGCACGACTACCTGACCGGCGGCCTGACGGCCAACACCGGCCTGGCCAACTGGTGCCGCGACAACGGCATGCTGCTGCACATCCACCGTGCCATGCACGCCGTGCTGGACCGCAACCCCCACCACGGCATCCACTTCCGCGTGCTGACCAAGGTGCTGCGTCTGTCCGGTGGCGACCACCTGCACTCCGGTACCGTCGTGGGCAAGCTGGAAGGCGACCGCGATGCCACCCTGGGCTGGATCGACATCATGCGTGACAGCTTCATCAAGGAAGACCGCACCCGCGGCATCTTCTTCGATCAGGACTTCGGCTCCATGCCTGGCGTGATGCCCGTTGCTTCCGGTGGTATCCACGTGTGGCACATGCCCGCCCTGGTGACCATCTTCGGTGACGACTCCGTGCTGCAGTTCGGTGGTGGCACCCTGGGCCACCCCTGGGGCAACGCAGCCGGCGCCGCCGCCAACCGCGTCGCCCTGGAAGCCTGTGTGGAAGCCCGCAACAAGGGTGTCCAGGTCGAGAAGGAAGGCAAGGCCATCCTGACCGACGCGGCCAAGAGCTCTCCGGAACTGAAGATCGCCATGGAAACCTGGAAAGAGATCAAGTTCGAGTTCGACACCGTCGACAAGCTGGACGTCGCCCACAAGTAA
- a CDS encoding ribulose bisphosphate carboxylase small subunit, with product MSEVMDYKSRLSDPASRKFETFSYLPAMDADSIKKQVEYLVKKGWNPAIEHIEPEHMMDSYWYMWKLPMFGETDVNVVLAEAEACHKANPNNHVRLIGYDNFAQSQGASMVIYRGKTV from the coding sequence ATGTCTGAAGTGATGGATTACAAAAGCCGTCTGAGCGACCCCGCCAGCCGCAAGTTCGAGACCTTTTCCTACCTGCCCGCCATGGATGCGGACAGCATCAAGAAGCAGGTCGAGTACCTGGTGAAGAAGGGCTGGAACCCCGCCATCGAGCACATCGAGCCCGAGCACATGATGGATTCCTATTGGTACATGTGGAAGCTGCCCATGTTCGGCGAGACCGACGTCAACGTCGTGCTGGCTGAAGCCGAAGCCTGTCACAAAGCCAATCCGAACAACCACGTTCGCCTGATCGGCTATGACAACTTCGCCCAGAGCCAGGGCGCTTCCATGGTGATCTACCGCGGCAAGACCGTCTAA
- a CDS encoding CbbQ/NirQ/NorQ/GpvN family protein translates to MSNIVDQYRITQEPYYRAVADEVELFEAAYSVRMPMMLKGPTGCGKTRFVEYMAHKLGKPLITVACNEDMTASDLVGRFLLSASGTEWQDGPLAIAARHGAICYLDEVVEARQDTTVVIHPLTDNRRVLPLEKKGELVNAHPDFQIVISYNPGYQSLMKDLKQSTKQRFGGLDFTYPEHAIETEIVAHESGVNAEVAGKLVSIAERSRNLKGHGLDEGLSTRMLIYAGSLIAKGVKPMAACRVALVRPITDDPDMRDALDAAVTTFF, encoded by the coding sequence ATGAGCAACATCGTCGACCAATACCGCATCACCCAGGAACCCTACTACCGCGCCGTTGCGGACGAAGTGGAGCTGTTCGAGGCCGCCTACTCGGTGCGCATGCCCATGATGCTCAAGGGCCCCACCGGCTGCGGCAAGACCCGCTTCGTGGAATACATGGCCCACAAGCTGGGCAAGCCCCTGATCACCGTGGCCTGTAACGAGGACATGACTGCCTCCGACCTGGTGGGCCGCTTCCTGCTGTCCGCCTCCGGTACCGAATGGCAGGACGGCCCCCTGGCCATCGCCGCCCGCCATGGCGCCATCTGCTACCTGGATGAAGTGGTGGAAGCCCGCCAGGACACCACCGTGGTGATCCACCCGCTGACCGACAACCGTCGCGTGCTGCCCCTGGAGAAGAAGGGTGAACTGGTCAACGCCCACCCGGATTTCCAGATCGTCATCAGCTACAACCCGGGCTACCAATCCCTGATGAAGGACCTGAAGCAGTCCACCAAGCAGCGTTTCGGCGGCCTGGATTTCACCTACCCCGAGCACGCCATCGAGACCGAGATCGTGGCCCACGAGTCAGGCGTCAATGCCGAAGTGGCGGGCAAGCTGGTGTCCATCGCCGAGCGTTCCCGCAACCTGAAGGGCCATGGCCTGGACGAGGGTCTGTCCACCCGCATGCTGATCTACGCAGGCTCCCTGATCGCCAAGGGCGTGAAACCCATGGCCGCCTGCCGTGTCGCCCTGGTGCGTCCCATCACGGACGATCCGGACATGCGCGATGCCCTGGATGCTGCGGTGACCACGTTCTTCTGA
- a CDS encoding nitric oxide reductase activation protein NorD, with the protein MAINLADYEELLETLSEHSRKALDANWHEATKVFSPRGLDNYLKGVSAIRGLGKGDSLVETWIEEAPMVAKEVGEDVVADLATSALMLASKTSGAVIELLLATASTAANRLGDAELFQKYLQFINTLLAQAPRGVRPMLDKLDVLFQHLTLGGLRRWALWGAHAHRTNYEEQIRYFGLESKESLAMLQKERKGTLLVDVQRRINMYLRALWARDFFMRPTSGDFESREGYRPYIEDYLLHVPDAFDDFVPCEGCEPVSGLELYRATAAHCAAHVVETKTPISAEALNPMQMAVISVIEDARVEALSIRRFPGLKQLWSKLHTATPDMTATVGDYLNRLARALLDESYQDDDAWILEARALFASAQDRLDTNVTSWEIGVQLAHSLTSKKIAFNPRKDLLTAPYRDDNRYFWEFEEFDFNKAAGAGYESIKQVRKYVNVMEMANEIDVETAGDDAQEVWVLSTELFPYENIGDQYGGEKSFNETEGKEPLSDPFHYSEWDYQIQLERPAWATVMEKRAKQGDLQLINDIAAQYKREIHRMKFLLDAMQPQGVQRIRKLEDGDEIDINAAIQSFTDIRLGNQPDPRIMMRSVRKTRDFSILVLLDLSESTNDMVQGQEYSVLDLTRRACVLLSDAISKVGDPFAIHGFCSDGRHDVEYYRFKDFDQHWNEEPKAKLAGMTGQLSTRMGAAIRHAGHHLKLQRSAKKLLIVITDGEPADVDVRDPQYLRMDTKKAVEDVAKHGVVTYCMSLDPRADNYVSRIFGQKNYMVVDHVERLPEKLPLLYAGLTR; encoded by the coding sequence ATGGCCATCAATCTAGCCGACTACGAAGAGCTGCTGGAAACCCTGTCCGAGCACAGCCGCAAGGCCCTCGACGCCAACTGGCACGAAGCCACCAAGGTGTTCTCGCCCCGGGGCCTGGATAACTACCTGAAAGGGGTGTCCGCCATCCGCGGTCTGGGCAAAGGCGATTCACTGGTGGAAACCTGGATCGAGGAAGCCCCCATGGTGGCCAAGGAAGTGGGCGAGGATGTGGTGGCTGACCTGGCGACCTCTGCCCTGATGCTGGCCTCGAAGACCTCCGGTGCGGTCATTGAACTGCTCCTGGCTACCGCGTCCACCGCAGCCAATCGCCTGGGCGATGCCGAGTTGTTCCAGAAGTACCTGCAATTCATCAATACGCTGCTGGCCCAGGCCCCCCGGGGTGTGCGTCCCATGCTGGACAAGCTGGATGTGCTGTTCCAGCACCTGACCCTGGGCGGCCTGCGTCGCTGGGCGCTGTGGGGGGCCCATGCCCATCGCACCAACTACGAAGAGCAGATTCGCTACTTCGGCCTTGAGTCGAAGGAATCGCTGGCCATGCTGCAGAAGGAGCGCAAGGGTACCCTGCTGGTGGACGTGCAGCGGCGCATCAACATGTACCTGCGTGCCTTGTGGGCCCGGGACTTCTTCATGCGTCCCACCTCCGGCGACTTCGAGTCCCGGGAAGGCTATCGGCCCTATATCGAGGACTATCTGCTGCATGTCCCGGATGCCTTCGACGACTTCGTGCCGTGTGAGGGCTGTGAGCCGGTCAGCGGCCTGGAGCTCTACCGGGCCACGGCGGCCCACTGTGCCGCCCATGTGGTGGAAACCAAGACCCCCATCTCCGCCGAGGCCCTGAACCCCATGCAGATGGCGGTCATCAGCGTGATTGAAGATGCTCGCGTCGAAGCCTTGTCCATCCGCCGGTTTCCCGGCCTGAAGCAGCTCTGGAGCAAGTTGCACACCGCCACGCCGGACATGACGGCTACCGTGGGCGACTACCTGAACCGCCTGGCCCGTGCCCTGCTGGACGAGAGCTATCAGGACGACGACGCCTGGATCCTGGAGGCCCGCGCCCTGTTCGCCAGCGCCCAGGACCGGCTCGACACCAATGTCACCTCCTGGGAAATCGGCGTGCAACTCGCCCATAGCCTGACCAGCAAGAAGATCGCCTTCAACCCGCGCAAGGACCTGCTCACCGCCCCCTACCGGGACGATAACCGCTACTTCTGGGAATTCGAGGAATTCGATTTCAACAAGGCTGCCGGTGCCGGCTACGAATCCATCAAGCAGGTGCGAAAGTATGTGAACGTGATGGAGATGGCCAACGAGATCGACGTGGAGACGGCCGGCGACGACGCCCAGGAGGTCTGGGTGCTGTCCACCGAGTTGTTCCCCTACGAGAACATCGGCGACCAGTATGGGGGCGAAAAGTCCTTCAACGAGACGGAAGGCAAGGAGCCTCTGTCCGACCCGTTCCACTATTCTGAATGGGACTACCAGATCCAGCTGGAGCGCCCGGCCTGGGCCACGGTGATGGAGAAGCGGGCCAAACAGGGTGACCTGCAGCTCATCAACGACATCGCCGCCCAGTACAAGCGGGAGATCCACCGCATGAAGTTCCTGCTGGACGCCATGCAGCCCCAGGGCGTGCAGCGCATCCGCAAGCTGGAGGACGGCGACGAGATCGACATCAACGCCGCGATCCAGAGCTTCACCGACATCCGCCTGGGCAACCAGCCGGACCCCCGCATCATGATGCGTTCGGTGCGCAAGACCCGGGACTTCTCCATCCTGGTGCTGCTGGACCTGTCCGAGTCCACCAACGACATGGTGCAGGGCCAGGAGTATTCTGTGCTGGATCTGACCCGCCGGGCTTGCGTGCTCCTGTCGGATGCCATCTCCAAGGTGGGCGACCCCTTCGCCATCCACGGCTTCTGTTCCGATGGCCGCCACGACGTGGAGTACTACCGCTTCAAGGACTTCGACCAGCACTGGAATGAAGAACCGAAGGCCAAGCTTGCCGGCATGACCGGCCAGCTTTCCACCCGCATGGGCGCGGCCATACGCCACGCCGGCCACCACCTTAAGCTGCAGCGTTCCGCCAAGAAACTGCTCATCGTCATCACCGATGGCGAGCCGGCCGACGTGGATGTACGCGACCCCCAGTATCTGCGCATGGATACCAAGAAGGCGGTGGAGGACGTGGCCAAGCACGGCGTCGTCACCTACTGCATGAGCCTGGACCCCCGCGCCGACAACTACGTCAGCCGCATCTTCGGTCAGAAGAACTATATGGTCGTCGACCATGTGGAACGTCTGCCAGAAAAGTTGCCGCTCCTCTACGCAGGACTGACGCGATGA
- the nhaR gene encoding transcriptional activator NhaR, which translates to MLNFKHLHYFLAVAKYGGVNRAAERLHLTPQTLSGQLSQFERRVGASLFHREGRRMELSETGKLALSYAEEIFQVSAELEALLRGGPEELATPFRVGIADVVPKSIAHQLLAPVLALSDPIRLTCREDRLERLLADLAIHRLDMVLADRPMPPGLDVKGHSHLLGECGVAFFTAPDLAGRLGTDFPASLNGAPMLIPGEDSALRAPLMRWMERQGLRPRVVAEFDDSALMKAFGQSGAGVFPAPVAMAREIEAHYGVVMLGRTEDMRERFFAISAERRLTHPAVVAVSEAARSGLFRKG; encoded by the coding sequence ATGCTCAATTTCAAGCACCTGCATTACTTTCTCGCCGTAGCCAAATACGGTGGCGTCAACCGGGCGGCGGAGCGGCTGCACCTCACGCCACAGACACTCTCCGGCCAGCTCAGCCAGTTCGAGCGGCGGGTAGGGGCGTCCTTGTTTCACCGCGAAGGGCGGCGCATGGAACTGTCGGAAACCGGCAAGCTCGCCTTGTCCTATGCCGAAGAGATTTTCCAGGTCAGCGCAGAACTGGAAGCGCTGCTGCGCGGCGGACCGGAAGAACTCGCCACCCCATTCCGCGTCGGCATCGCCGACGTGGTGCCGAAATCCATCGCGCACCAGTTGCTCGCGCCCGTGCTGGCCTTGTCCGATCCGATCCGCCTGACCTGCCGGGAGGACAGGCTGGAACGGCTGCTGGCGGATCTAGCCATCCACCGCCTGGACATGGTGCTGGCCGACCGCCCCATGCCGCCGGGACTGGACGTAAAGGGCCACAGCCACCTGCTGGGCGAATGCGGCGTGGCCTTTTTTACCGCGCCCGACCTCGCCGGGCGCCTGGGGACGGACTTTCCCGCCAGCCTTAACGGCGCGCCCATGCTGATCCCCGGCGAGGACAGCGCACTGCGCGCCCCACTCATGCGCTGGATGGAGCGCCAGGGCCTGCGGCCGCGCGTGGTCGCCGAGTTCGACGATTCGGCGTTGATGAAGGCCTTCGGCCAGTCAGGCGCCGGCGTCTTCCCCGCGCCCGTGGCCATGGCACGGGAAATCGAAGCGCACTACGGGGTTGTCATGCTTGGGCGGACGGAGGACATGCGTGAGCGTTTCTTCGCCATTTCGGCGGAAAGGCGACTGACCCATCCCGCGGTGGTGGCGGTCAGCGAAGCGGCTCGCAGCGGCCTATTCAGGAAAGGATAG
- a CDS encoding HPF/RaiA family ribosome-associated protein encodes MRIDIQTHGFSLTQGLREYVEKRLAYDLSHAGDSIMRLTVRLSDINGPRGGDDKRCLIEVRLKQAPAVVIEDVEADLYVAIDRAAERAGRTLARRLARQREFAPDIPIAPEAESQPCPTN; translated from the coding sequence ATGCGCATCGATATCCAGACCCACGGTTTCAGCCTCACGCAGGGCCTGCGCGAGTATGTCGAGAAGCGCCTGGCCTACGACTTGTCCCATGCCGGCGACAGCATCATGCGTCTCACCGTGCGCCTGTCCGACATCAATGGCCCGCGCGGCGGAGACGACAAGCGTTGCCTGATCGAGGTGCGCCTGAAGCAGGCCCCCGCCGTGGTGATCGAGGATGTGGAGGCCGATCTCTATGTGGCTATCGACCGTGCCGCTGAACGTGCTGGGCGCACGCTGGCGCGACGCTTGGCGCGACAACGGGAATTCGCGCCGGACATACCGATAGCGCCGGAAGCTGAATCGCAGCCATGCCCCACAAACTGA
- a CDS encoding threonylcarbamoyl-AMP synthase — protein MPHKLITLAAQRLRAGGVVAFPTETVYGLGADARNENAVLRVFEIKGRPADHPLIVHLAEAGQASAWAAEITEPARRLMARFWPGPLTLVLPARDDIPRVVTGGQDSVALRAPNHPMALALLREFGGAHGGGLAAPSANRFGAVSPTEASHVRAAFGIQVDQILDGGPCRFGLESTIVSLLEERPRVLRPGPLPVSALREALGVDGIQYGSPPDSASSSTLRVPGVLAAHYAPATPLEIHAIETLPARATTLLEQGLRIAVLRRNRTLRGKGLPPKLPQFLLPVRAEPYARGLYARLRELDRFAFDCVLVEAPPDDETWWAVNDRLARAAVGSAGEIRP, from the coding sequence ATGCCCCACAAACTGATCACCCTGGCGGCGCAGCGGCTGCGCGCCGGCGGCGTGGTGGCATTCCCCACCGAGACCGTCTATGGTCTGGGTGCCGATGCCCGCAACGAGAATGCGGTGCTGCGGGTGTTCGAGATCAAGGGGCGCCCCGCGGATCACCCTCTGATCGTGCATCTGGCCGAGGCCGGGCAGGCGAGCGCATGGGCCGCCGAGATAACCGAACCCGCGCGGCGGTTGATGGCGCGCTTCTGGCCTGGCCCGCTCACCCTGGTGCTGCCGGCGCGCGACGATATTCCCCGTGTGGTGACCGGTGGCCAGGATAGCGTGGCGCTGCGTGCGCCCAATCACCCCATGGCCCTGGCCTTGCTGCGCGAGTTCGGTGGCGCGCATGGTGGAGGCCTCGCCGCGCCGTCAGCGAATCGTTTCGGCGCGGTCAGCCCTACCGAGGCCTCGCATGTGCGCGCTGCCTTCGGAATTCAGGTGGACCAGATTCTGGACGGCGGCCCCTGCCGCTTTGGCCTGGAATCCACCATCGTATCCCTGCTGGAGGAACGGCCCCGCGTGTTGCGCCCCGGCCCGCTGCCGGTGTCCGCCTTGCGCGAAGCGCTGGGCGTAGACGGCATTCAGTACGGCTCACCTCCTGATTCAGCATCGTCCTCCACGCTGCGGGTGCCGGGCGTCCTGGCGGCCCATTACGCGCCCGCCACCCCCTTGGAGATTCACGCCATCGAAACCCTGCCCGCTCGCGCGACGACGTTGTTGGAACAGGGATTGCGCATCGCGGTGCTGCGCCGCAACCGAACACTGCGCGGCAAGGGGTTGCCGCCGAAGCTGCCCCAGTTTTTGCTGCCGGTCCGTGCGGAACCCTACGCACGCGGCCTGTATGCCCGCCTTCGGGAACTCGATCGTTTCGCCTTCGATTGCGTGCTGGTCGAAGCGCCTCCAGACGATGAAACCTGGTGGGCGGTCAACGACCGCCTGGCGCGAGCGGCGGTTGGGAGCGCGGGAGAGATACGGCCATGA
- a CDS encoding CBS domain-containing protein, translating into MFSIHGVTGQTFRGSLEHLIKVPGAFAARHARGINREGEELGVEFELARRRVADEQDTDPRYARAAAAYAQSLHPEPQRESVRHAYQVMSRSVLTMRTEDTVEAAWRQLMARGVRQAPVLEPARGVVGLVSERELLTVIDLEDKTPTGGLARPVREVMVSPVICADPVTDIRRIARVLLDSDLSALPVVDESGRLAGIVSRGDILRATLADPPLSLWI; encoded by the coding sequence ATGTTCTCCATCCACGGCGTCACCGGGCAAACCTTTCGCGGCAGCCTTGAGCACCTGATCAAGGTGCCGGGCGCATTCGCCGCCCGACATGCCCGCGGCATCAACCGGGAAGGGGAGGAACTGGGCGTTGAATTCGAGCTCGCTCGGCGACGTGTGGCGGACGAACAGGATACCGACCCGCGCTATGCCCGCGCCGCGGCAGCCTACGCCCAGTCCCTGCATCCGGAACCACAGCGAGAGTCGGTGCGTCATGCCTATCAGGTCATGAGCCGGTCGGTGCTGACCATGCGCACCGAAGATACGGTGGAAGCCGCCTGGCGCCAGCTTATGGCACGCGGGGTGCGCCAGGCGCCGGTATTGGAGCCCGCCCGGGGCGTGGTGGGGCTGGTCTCGGAACGCGAGTTGCTCACCGTCATCGACCTGGAGGACAAGACGCCCACCGGAGGCCTCGCCCGTCCCGTACGCGAGGTGATGGTCAGCCCGGTGATCTGCGCCGACCCGGTCACCGACATCCGCCGCATCGCCCGCGTGCTGCTGGATTCCGACCTGTCCGCCCTGCCCGTGGTGGACGAGTCGGGCAGGCTGGCCGGCATCGTCTCGCGTGGCGACATCCTGCGCGCCACCCTGGCCGATCCCCCACTGAGCCTCTGGATATGA
- a CDS encoding phosphatase PAP2 family protein, with amino-acid sequence MTRRSGLPIALVAASALVLLSTAMAQGRLTGPDRALLDALAALGHPMADGFFQAVTWLGSGYLLAPAVLFLVAWLAARGQGPAAWRMAIAYFGAALTTWLLKQAIGRERPMLHPALSDFIGMDWSFPSGHTTHAAAFALGLWLSLGGRRPETRHLAVLALGGLVGLVAVSRLYLQVHWPSDVLAGLLVAVGCAGLAAAATRKDLTNGRTP; translated from the coding sequence ATGACCCGCCGGAGCGGCCTGCCGATTGCCCTGGTCGCGGCGTCCGCCCTGGTTCTGCTGTCCACGGCCATGGCACAGGGCCGGCTGACCGGTCCGGACCGCGCCCTGCTCGATGCCCTTGCCGCCCTGGGTCACCCCATGGCGGACGGCTTCTTCCAGGCCGTGACCTGGCTGGGCTCGGGCTATCTGCTGGCGCCAGCGGTACTGTTCCTGGTCGCCTGGCTGGCCGCGCGCGGGCAAGGCCCGGCAGCCTGGCGCATGGCCATCGCCTACTTTGGCGCCGCCCTCACCACATGGCTGCTCAAGCAGGCCATCGGCCGCGAGCGGCCCATGCTGCACCCGGCCCTGAGTGATTTCATCGGCATGGACTGGTCCTTTCCCAGCGGCCATACCACCCATGCCGCCGCCTTCGCCCTGGGCCTCTGGCTGTCCCTGGGCGGGCGTCGGCCGGAGACGCGCCACCTGGCCGTCCTGGCGCTGGGCGGGCTGGTGGGCCTGGTGGCGGTCTCGCGCCTGTACCTCCAGGTGCACTGGCCCAGCGACGTGCTGGCCGGACTGCTGGTGGCGGTCGGCTGCGCGGGGTTGGCGGCGGCCGCCACCCGGAAGGATCTGACAAACGGGAGAACACCATGA
- a CDS encoding diacylglycerol kinase has protein sequence MRNKFLGTGEPGWRPLRKLGVIVAGLRYAVLHDFSVMYKVAISVAVLGVALWLHDWVDAALILLATGLVVAAELFNTAIEALCDFVETRHNEKIGIIKDIAAAATGMVILAWWIVLVVEAVRIWPRFTAALG, from the coding sequence ATGAGAAACAAGTTCCTCGGCACCGGCGAGCCTGGCTGGCGCCCCCTGCGCAAACTCGGGGTCATCGTCGCCGGCCTGCGCTATGCGGTGCTGCACGACTTCAGCGTGATGTACAAGGTGGCCATCTCGGTCGCCGTGCTGGGCGTCGCCCTGTGGCTGCACGACTGGGTGGACGCGGCGCTGATCCTGCTGGCTACCGGCCTGGTGGTGGCGGCGGAACTGTTCAACACCGCCATCGAGGCCCTGTGCGATTTCGTCGAGACCCGCCACAACGAGAAGATCGGCATCATCAAGGACATCGCCGCCGCCGCCACGGGCATGGTGATCCTGGCCTGGTGGATCGTCCTGGTGGTGGAAGCCGTCCGCATCTGGCCGCGCTTCACGGCCGCCCTGGGGTGA
- a CDS encoding MFS transporter: protein MTPIQSHSPLLEVAVTLLIPSLILMQFSKPEHLGAAGALVLALAFPIDWGLRELARSRRFSLFAGLGIVSLLLTGGIGLLELDTRWLAVKEAAVPGVLGLIVAASALTRRPLVRVLLYSPLLIDTGRVDAALAERGNLAVFEARLRRATWMLAGSFAFSSVMNYILATWIVTSPAGSAAFNEELGRLTMLSYPMIALPATLIMMAVLWYLAVGVKRLAGLSLSDALHGK from the coding sequence ATGACACCAATCCAATCCCACTCCCCCCTGCTCGAAGTCGCCGTTACCCTGCTCATCCCTTCGCTCATCCTGATGCAGTTCTCCAAGCCGGAGCACCTGGGCGCGGCGGGCGCGCTGGTCCTGGCGTTGGCTTTCCCCATCGATTGGGGCCTACGAGAACTGGCACGCAGCCGCAGGTTCAGCCTGTTCGCCGGACTGGGCATCGTCAGCCTGCTGCTCACCGGCGGCATCGGCTTGCTGGAACTGGACACGCGCTGGCTGGCGGTGAAGGAGGCCGCCGTGCCCGGCGTGCTGGGTCTGATCGTCGCCGCCTCGGCGCTGACGCGCCGGCCGCTGGTACGCGTGCTGCTCTATTCGCCCCTGCTGATCGATACCGGGCGGGTCGACGCGGCCTTGGCCGAGCGCGGTAACCTGGCGGTCTTCGAGGCCCGTTTGCGCCGTGCTACCTGGATGCTGGCCGGTTCCTTCGCCTTTTCGTCGGTCATGAACTACATCCTCGCCACCTGGATCGTCACCAGTCCGGCGGGCTCCGCCGCCTTCAACGAGGAACTCGGGCGCTTGACCATGTTGAGCTATCCCATGATTGCCCTGCCCGCCACCTTGATCATGATGGCCGTGCTCTGGTACCTGGCCGTCGGCGTGAAACGCCTGGCCGGGCTGAGCCTGAGCGACGCGCTACACGGCAAATAG
- a CDS encoding DedA family protein, which yields MRPFSPLYARAMQWARHRHAPVYLGTISFAESSFFPVPPDVMLAPMCLARPERAWGFALLTTLASVAGGLAGYAIGYFAFESIAPWLQTTQYWASYQSAVDWFENYGFWAVFIAGFSPIPYKVFTIAAGVLSMVLLPFALASLVGRGARFYLVAGLMKWGGARMESALHRYVDRLGWATVALVGAGLLLTQVWKELST from the coding sequence ATGCGTCCCTTTTCCCCCCTTTATGCGCGCGCCATGCAGTGGGCCCGCCACCGCCACGCCCCCGTCTACCTGGGAACGATCAGCTTCGCCGAATCGTCCTTCTTCCCGGTGCCGCCGGACGTGATGCTGGCGCCCATGTGCCTGGCCCGGCCCGAGCGCGCCTGGGGTTTTGCCCTGCTCACCACCCTGGCTTCGGTGGCGGGCGGGTTGGCGGGCTACGCTATCGGCTATTTCGCTTTCGAGTCGATCGCGCCCTGGCTGCAAACGACGCAATACTGGGCAAGCTACCAGAGCGCCGTGGACTGGTTCGAGAACTACGGTTTCTGGGCCGTGTTCATCGCCGGCTTCTCACCCATTCCCTACAAGGTCTTCACCATCGCCGCCGGGGTTCTGTCCATGGTACTGCTGCCCTTCGCCCTGGCCTCGCTGGTCGGGCGTGGCGCTCGCTTCTACCTGGTCGCAGGGCTGATGAAGTGGGGTGGCGCGCGTATGGAATCAGCCCTGCACCGCTACGTGGATCGTCTTGGCTGGGCCACGGTGGCCCTGGTCGGGGCGGGCCTGCTGCTGACCCAAGTCTGGAAGGAGTTATCGACATGA